GCTGGATGATATTGGTGCAATATCTTTGCTGCGGCTTGAGCGagatttgctgctgctgctcactgGCGGCGGCGATGGTGAGCTGCGTTTGCTGCGCGATCGTGGCGAACGTGCACGATGCGATTTCTTGCTGCGCTCACGTGATCTAGACCGTTTGCCATTTCCACTGCTGCCGCCCCCTCTTCCTTCTCCGGCTCCGCTGCCACCTCCAACGCCATGCGAGCGCGAGCGTCTGGAGCGTGAGTTGCTGCGACGATGACGTGATCGGGATCGCTTGCCGCGAGAGCGTGACGAACGCGAATGCTTGCCACCTCTGGAGCGGGAGCGTCTGGATCGTGAGCTGCTACGACGATGGCGGGAACGCGAGCGTTTGCTACGCGATCTGGAGGAGTGCTTGCCACGCGAACGCGAGCGTCGCGATCTGGAGACACTGCGTCGCTCCCGGGAGCCGGAACGACGTCGTCGCCGAGAGCTGGAGCGATGCGATCGGCTGCGACTGCTGGTGCGACGCTCGCGCGAACGGGAGCGTGAACGGGAACGACGTCGCTTGTCCTTGGCCAGCATGCCAATGACGGGATCAATGGCCGCTGAAATCATGCTTTGTGCCTCCTTCACAATGGTCATGGCCTCCTCAATCTCTGCCTGTGCGGCTTCATTGGATTTCGCCTCGGGCTTAGTAATGGAGTACGTGGAATGGTATACACTGAGGTGACCACCCTTGAACTCCTGTCCCTGCAGCCGAAGAGCGTGAATGACGCTCGTCTGTTCACAGAACTCAATCATGCAAAAGGTCTTGTTATCCTTCTCGGCCCAGCGTGCGTACTTCACTTCGCCGGCACGTTGAAAGCACTCCATGAGGTCGTCCAGACGCCATTCGTTGCGCACATCGCACACAATAATGGTGCGCCTGATCTCCTCAATCTTGCGAGCATCGTAGAACGAAGGCAGCGCCGGATATTCGGGCAGATTAAATTCCACCAGCTTGGGATCGTAGGTTTTGATCACTTGCTGCGGCAATTGGCCCTCGATCCGATTGATCACCTCTGGTGGCAATTTAGAATCGGGTTTTTGCAGGCCTGGCACAATGGTGCCATTCTTAAGCATCTCCAGGGCACGATACTCCTCAGGGATAGCGAGCACCGGGATAACGATGAGTGCACGATCGATGAAAACGGTATTTGTCAAGTGCTGAGCGACTGGCACACTACTCGTCTCGGTGTATTTGACGTAGCAAATGCGCGACTGGACGGGGCAGGAGACATCCCTGATGGTGGGGTACAGTCGGATTTCTTCGATTTTGCCAATGTTGCCAAATAGCGTTTGCATTTGGTCCTTGGTGGCCTGCGGCGCAATATTAGTCACCTGTATCACACGCGGTGTATTGCCGCCAGCCATTGTTGTGCTTCCGTTTGATTTTGTAAACGTTTagattgaaattttttgtttgttagcaGCCagcgaaataaatattaaccTCACACACAAATTGGTGAAAAAATTCAACGAGGGATGCTGTAAACGGCGTCGCGATAACGTCGATTACGCCGACAGGGCTACCGAAACACAACCCGATAACATTAGTGCATTTTATTGGCGGGCTGCCATTTGCTTtgatggtatattatttttacctTTTTGGTATTTACCATATGTCGCCCAATAAGTGTAATTTATCAGTTTTACCAGTCAAGACGATTaagaattttgtaaatattaataaatactatttttgatttgttagTTAGAATAagtcttaatttaaaaaacagaaacatgGAAAAAGTTTAGCAATTCAAAAATTCGCGCCCATTAAACCGCATTATTTTTTCTCAATGTAAAACGGTCTTTTTTAGTGTATTTCATGCAATTTCATAGTAAAATAGTATGTTTTAGAAATATGACTTGCGGTCACGCTGGTTCGCGAATCCAAACTTGTAGGAAAATTTACGCTAGTTGAGAGATTGTATATTAAAACTATTACACTTATTtcaaaaacttattttaaattaatagtgTATAACTGCAGCTGCAAGTATCCTTGCCTAGAAATGTCAGAAAGTCAAGCGCCAACTGTCTCCAAGTCCAGTTTAAACGATTTGCGACAATTTCGCATAAATAAGaatgcagcagctgcctcaGCAAGCCCGGGGAGAACTGGTAGGCATTGtgtctttttcttttaagtgtgtgtgcgtgagctTTGGCTGGTGTTACTACTAATTGTGTTTTCTACAGAACGTGTGCCTGGCAAGAAGCGTATCCAGGTGATGGCTGACAGTGACAGCGACAGCGCTGACTGTCAAACGCCCAAAAAgatcaaaatgcaattaacgGTGAAGGAAAAAGAAGAGCGTTACATGGCGGCAGCAAAAATAATGCCACATTATGATACAATGGtaagttacacacacacacaaacacaagttgctgttggtgttggtttTCTTTGCCAATAGACCCGGGAAGGGGTGGGGAGAAGAGCGCGCGCTTCTTCGCATACATGTGTTCTCGGTATAAATGGTATTCGGGCCCGGCATCATTGAACAGCTGTTCCCGTACAGTGGCGTCCATACAAAATGTGTATGTTGCGCTGGCTGAATCCTAGGTCAAGAATTTAATATTAGTAAActataattgtaattgtttgctatttttaaatgaatgccatcaagaaaactttttaaatataaagaaaattatttaattttatgatgTTACAAATTGTGCTAGCTACAATGGCGTCTACTACAAAGATAATACTAAAAAGGCCGACAGGTCAAGAATTTGAAATAGGCCAATTGAAATGCCAAATTTTTGATTATAGCTAACTGAAAGTGTTTAACGAAAATGTTGCCtgctttaaataatattacttatttttaaaatattaccaTTTTAGGCCATACAGGATGCGTTGTCGCGAACAAATTGGGATGTGGCGGCTTCCATACGCTACCTCAAGGAGCACTGCAAGCCGAAGGCCAATGGACCAGTGGAtaagccaaagctaaagcacGGCACGTCGAATGGTAGCAGTAGCAAAGCTTCGCATGGCAGCAAATCCAATAGCAACAATTATTCGGACTACGAAAACtcggatgatgatgatgtcaaACAGTCGAAGGATCAAGTATACGACAGCGATGACAGCGACACTGAAATGGCCACCAAAATGACCGGACAGCGGAAGAAAGTGTTTCAGTTTATGAACAGTGCGACAATTGTCGAGCTCCAATCGGTAAAAACGCTGTCCGAGAAGAAGGCCACAGCATTGATTGAGCTGCGACCGTTCAAGGATTGGGCGGATATACGCCAGAAACTGGAGGCTAACAAACTGTCGGCGGATCTACTTAACTATGCGCAGGATTTGATTAATAAACAGAACACAGTGGCGACCATTTTAAGCAAATGCAATGGCATGGTCACCCGATTAGAGGCGGCCATAGCAAGTGGCTCTAGCATTGTGGAGCAGCCAAAGATTCTCACATCCAGGTAAGATATGCCTTAATTGTACTTTTGTATTCCAAGCTAATCTCTTGTTACTGTTATTAGCATGCAGTTGGCTGATTATCAACTGATTGGCCTCAATTGGCTGACTGTGATGCACAAGCAGGAGATGAATGGCATTCTGGCCGATGAAATGGGTCTGGGCAAAACCATACAAATCATTGCATTTCTTGCCTATCTAAAGGAAAATGGCTTAAGCAAGGGCGCCCACTTGGTCGTTGTCCCTTCGTCCACACTGGACAACTGGGAGGCTGAGATGGCCAAGTGGTGTCCCAGCTTGGTTGTTGAAAAGTATCATGGATCGCAGGATGAAAGGCGGAGAATGCGCGTGCGTTTCGCCAAGGATGGCTTCACTGGCTTCGATGTGCTGCTTACCAcgtaaataatttgttatacaaACTGTTTTTTCGAAGCTAATCGATCTCTGTTTTATTCAGCTATCACATTGTTGGCTCCACGCCCGAGGAACGGAAAATGTTTCGCGTTTGCAAGCTGCACTACGTCATATTTGATGAGGCGCATATGCTGAAGAACATGACAACGCAACGTTATATCAATCTGATCAACATCAATGCAGAGATGCGCATACTTTTAACTGGCACGCCACTGCAGAACAATCTGCTCGAGTTGATCTCCTTGCTGTGCTTTGTGATGCCCAAGTTCTTTGCCAAGAGCATTGAAGACATTAAATCCTTGTTTGTCAAGGTGTGCACTATATCAATTATTATCTAAGCAAGCTATTTATGATGTGTTTCTATtgtagaaaaacaaaactgatgGCGATCAGGAGGAGTTGTCACAGTTCCAGGAGACGCAGGTTCAGCGTGCCAAGCGCATTATGAAACCATTTGTGTTGCGTCGACTGAAGAACGATGTGCTTAACAATTTACCCAAAAAACATAGTTATGTGGTAAGTAAATTAAGGAGTAATGCATAACAAACAGTTTGCTAATCAATGATTTCATTTGTGCAGGAAAAAGTTCCGATGAGCGCGTCACAGAAACAACATTATAAGGACCTCGTTGAGTACTATTCGAATAACAAGGGAGAggtgtgcagcagcagcgatcgCGCTGGCGTCACCATTATGATGGAAATGCGTCGCATGGCCAATCATCCGCTGCTAATGCGTCACTATTTCACGGATGAACAGCTGCGTGGATTCTCTAAGCGGCTGGCACGTTCCACTTTGTACAAGAAGACAAATGAACAGTACATCTTCGAGGAGTTGGCTGTCATGTCTGATTTCCAAGTGTATCAATTGTGCAACAAATACGTACGTAacttatttacatttaaagaCAGTAgaataatttgcttttttctaGGAATTGTACGATGTTAAGATACCAGCCAATTTGATATGCGATTCGGGTAAATTTCAATATCTGGATACGTTGCTGCCCAAGCTGAAGGAAGAGGGACATCGTGTGCTGCTCTTCAGTCAGTTCACCATGATGCTGGACGTTGTGGAAGAGTATCTGAGGATACGAAATTGGGGTTTCTGTCGTTTGGATGGCGCCACAGCTGTAAAGGAACGTCAGGATTTGATCACCGATTTCAATGACGATGACGAAATCTTTGTGTTTCTCTTGTCGACAAAAGCCGGCGGGGTTGGCATCAATTTGACAGCAGCCGACACCTGTGTGATACACGACATCGACTTTAATCCGTACAACGATAAGCAGGCTGAGGATCGTTGTCATCGCATGGGACAGAAACGTCCTGTGACCATCTATCGCCTGATCTCGGAGAGCACCATTGAGGAGGGCATTCTGATGGCGGCCGAAGAGAAGCTAAAACTGGAGAAGGACATAACGTCGAATGAGAAGGGAGGCGAAGTCCATGAGCAGCGTTGTGTGGTCAAGCTGCTGACCATGGCATTGGGCCTGGACAAGGATGAGGAGGAGCGATTAAATCATTCATTGAACAGCTCGATAGGCACGCCCACTAAGTAGTCGATTTATTATGCGAGCCGAATGCGGCGACtcactttccattttttggtatgttaagtaatgctgtttattttttaattacaattatttagcGAGCTCCGAGTTGTGGCTCGATATCATTTTGTATCtgtatatttataagaatcaatattgtatttaaattatatactatcaaattaaattatacacaaGTAAGCACAATTTGAGAAGTTAATCAAAGGAATTGACAACTTTAAGGAAGgtaaaatcaattatttcatCATTTTAGATAACTAACTGAATAGTTGATTAATGCGTCATACGAATATAAACTCCTATCCTCATCTTTAAAGTCTGTAAGGGAAAACTTTGAagtaaatttaacaaaacacTTAAATAAGTTAGCGGTTTCATTATAAGTCGATAAATCTACCTTTTATTAATCATAGGATGAACTCTGTTAGtgcattcaaaattattttacaacaaattttgtttttgccatcTTAATTGACTTGCTTTAATAATGCTAATAGCTTAACAAAAGCCATTCTCTATGtcaattaaattctttatgcACTTTAACTGAAGTATTTTGAATCATCAACTGCAACGACGCACTTGACAACCCTTGAATGAGTATTTTTACTCTCTTTTGGTATAAAATactctctcttactctttcgctctctcgcaTGTGAGATCATATGTTGGGCTGGGCGACGCTCGCTGAAGCTTTTCCCTGTGGCGGCGATTCATCAAGTTTTCAGTCTTTAACTGATCGCTCGCGCCgatgatttaatttttaagtttaaacgCAGACACAAAAAGAAGCCACCGAGTGTAGCAACTAAACGATACTCACATTACCTacaccataaaaaaaatatatcgcgatacataaataaaataaaatacttgcAGATGTGCGAATGTCTTTTGAAACTTTGCAACCAATTTGAATAACGAACACAACAATAATCAATCGAAGTGAATTTTTTGTATGATTAATTGCAACGAAAGTAAAATCGAAAGTGTGATTCTtaactatatctatatatatatatatatgtatatatatatatgtatgtgtgtatatacgtatatagtatgtatttatatttatatatctagAGGAAAGAAATGCAGCATTGttggtaattttttttttttttgtatttagctCAAACGACTCGTTTTTGCTGCTATTATGTGATTCATATAGAGtacaatacatacacatagtttttttggggggaattatatttataaatagaagCGTGCGATCGCCAAACGGAAATCATATTGGTCCAATACAAATACTAAGTAGACTCGATACgaataaataatacacaaaaatgcaaGAATCTATCGAAAAGACGACGTCATAGCAAAGCAAACGGAAACGGAAGAATAACtgcatatatagaaaatataagtatagatacatacatagattATATAGATACGTATGGACACATGTGTagaatttgcaaataaatatatatttatatatgtgtcTTCTACATTCTACAACGCAGAATTTGtaggaaaacaaaacagcgcGTGCGGCAACGaagcaaaaacataaaaataaattaatatctATGCTTATTATACTACATGTCTCTGCatatgtgcgagtgtgtgtgtgtgtgtgtgcgtgagtaaTAACTGAGAGAACTAGCGAGCGATCTAACAACgaaaaagcaaacgaaaagaaaaaattacgCGAACAAACcacaactataaaaataacaaaaaaaaaacacaacgaGAGTGCGAAGCCGAATAATAAGCGCAAAgcaacaaaccaaaaataGACAACGCCAAGCGGAAAAAGaatcagcagcagaagcagcagctaatgcaactgcagccgacgtcagcgtcaacggtgcgtatacttaacacAGCAgccgctgtcgacgtcgctgccgctaGCGTCGAAGTGGGCGTCGCAGCTGACACCCGCTCCATTGACTCACCCCGTGTAGACTCGTAAACAGCTGCTCGCTACAAAAGAGAAAGAATAACAAGACACAATCATCAATTGTATCAGATCCAAtccaactgtgtgtgtgtgtgactgcaTGTGTGCATGgttgagtgtgtgcgtgagtgcgACAGCTAATGCCAAAGACAGAAGTCACTTATTCATAGTTTTGTATAAGGCACACAACTGACAACagtgaaataataattaaaataaaacttttttcgtttgctttttggAATTATTGTTAGCGTATGTGCCAAGCATAATtaaacgagacgagacgatACTAGACACGACGCAGCGTATTCTAGTATAAAGTAAATgattatacacacacatatgcaatCATATCTCTATACGaatcacaacaacacaaacaactacaacgacccAGAGGAAGACAATcaacgaagacgacgacaacaacaactacaataacaacaagcaaaagcaagcaagcgaATATCCATAACGACGATTCTTTAATCTCTGCCGAACTAGACAGAGAGTGCGAAGGAGACAGAGCGCAATTAGCaggcaagcaaagcaaagcaagagaGTGCGAATAGCAACGAAAACTCcctgaataaaaattataagaaaCTATTAAACTATTATTGGATTGacatattatttgcattaaaaggTGAGTAGAGCAAAGAGTTTTTGTGAAACAAATagttaacaaacaaaactggCAGAAAAGACTGAGTTTAGTGACAGGCAGTCTTATACAACACTCTTATACTGTATAAGAAGACGTATAAGTGTGTTAGATTGAATTATATGTGAAGTTGAATAAGAATTGACATATTGCTATGTGTATTATGACAAATTGTCTTGTATAAAAGTCGTATACTGTATAAGAAGCTGGTTTAGTCTGTCAAATTTGAAGAATTGATGAAGCtgaattaaagaatttaaagaaCTGTCATTATTATAAGAGTCAGTCTTCTACAAAACTGTAATAATGCATCTTTGTTTTACAGTATTAGACTTAGcggtatttaattatttagataTTTAAAAGGTTGTCTTATACAAAACTCTAATACAACTTCGCGTAATACAATTTACTTACGTTAAACTTGagttattaaatcaaatatgatAACGAAAAGTTgactaaattaaattcagaaaTAGATTACTATTATGACTGCCTTTTAGAAAACtcttatactatatattaagAAAGAATGATCAATTGCTACGCAGTTTTAAGtgcagtttgtttatttgtttaaattatcgACTAGTTGCTCATAgttataactaaatattattatttcgacAAAAATAGCtagcaaacacaaacacacaggcAAATATACACTTTATGAGTACCCGCAAGCGTgctgaaaaattagaaataaattgcTCAAAAGCTGATGTCATGCGATTGTCGATTGTCGAAGTCGATTGTGAAGTGCGCTCCCCAAAATGTCGGTCTTAAAACCAGATGCACTCCTACGCGCcgacgcaaaagcaaaagcaaaagctgagCCGGTTAAACAGACCTCCGACTAGATGATGTGAAGAGCTTGGAACACtcatgagtgtgagtgcgaatAGTTTATGTTtgtcttgctctctctctctctgtcttgctCTTTGGCTGCGAGTCATCAACTACAATATTTACCTGATTGTTTGTACGTGTGTTCGTTATAAAGcaaaaagggtattataacgcTTGACACTGActtccgtccgtccgtccgtctgtctgtccgtccatgcTTAATAACAACTGGAACTCAGAGACCACATAAGCTAGAGTTACAGTTTTTGTTGACAAGACTCTTTGGTTGCAGACGAAGCTAAGGTTTCAGTTTTAAAATGAACGCATTAAATAAAGTAccaaaatttaacatttaaatagcTTAAAAGTTATTCATAGGAATTATAAaccctatatatatatattcaaaaccGTTTTATATAATTGCTAATAACAATAGAGTGTCTCTTAGTTGATCAAGCGATGCTCTACCACATTTATTTCATGAGGTTTCTGTACTGCAGCAATCCCACACACAATTTGCTGGGATTTCTGTGGAGGATGAACTGGTCTACTCATAACTCATGCCACATTCTTTTACTTTTCTATCAATTTGCAGACCACGCTAATACCGATTAAACGGAGGATTACAATTTGTcttgcaacaaaataaaggaaacgagattacgaaaaaaaaagaactaaacttagttaattgtattaaaaaaagaaaaagcaaaaacaaaacaaatgaaaaaacaagAATTGTGATATGTACAACTTTactcaaatattgaaaaaacaTATATAGAGCTTATATTCTGAACTAAACGGAACATAAGTCGAaaaagcaacatttttataagcatataaaaaaagaaagaagaaaaccaAAGATTAGGTTTTTCAATTAGTTGTAACCAATAAGAAGaaaacagaagcagaaaagCAGCACAATGGCAGAGAAAGTGGAAATCTCAGCAgctacatt
This window of the Drosophila albomicans strain 15112-1751.03 chromosome 2L, ASM965048v2, whole genome shotgun sequence genome carries:
- the LOC117565896 gene encoding probable splicing factor, arginine/serine-rich 7, with protein sequence MAGGNTPRVIQVTNIAPQATKDQMQTLFGNIGKIEEIRLYPTIRDVSCPVQSRICYVKYTETSSVPVAQHLTNTVFIDRALIVIPVLAIPEEYRALEMLKNGTIVPGLQKPDSKLPPEVINRIEGQLPQQVIKTYDPKLVEFNLPEYPALPSFYDARKIEEIRRTIIVCDVRNEWRLDDLMECFQRAGEVKYARWAEKDNKTFCMIEFCEQTSVIHALRLQGQEFKGGHLSVYHSTYSITKPEAKSNEAAQAEIEEAMTIVKEAQSMISAAIDPVIGMLAKDKRRRSRSRSRSRERRTSSRSRSHRSSSRRRRRSGSRERRSVSRSRRSRSRGKHSSRSRSKRSRSRHRRSSSRSRRSRSRGGKHSRSSRSRGKRSRSRHRRSNSRSRRSRSHGVGGGSGAGEGRGGGSSGNGKRSRSRERSKKSHRARSPRSRSKRSSPSPPPVSSSSKSRSSRSKDIAPISSSTKSSSSSSSRRRSRTPESSSRKLKAISEDNNESKASSRKSVSVEKSDNMDISNSP
- the LOC117564829 gene encoding SWI/SNF-related matrix-associated actin-dependent regulator of chromatin subfamily A containing DEAD/H box 1 homolog, translating into MSESQAPTVSKSSLNDLRQFRINKNAAAASASPGRTERVPGKKRIQVMADSDSDSADCQTPKKIKMQLTVKEKEERYMAAAKIMPHYDTMAIQDALSRTNWDVAASIRYLKEHCKPKANGPVDKPKLKHGTSNGSSSKASHGSKSNSNNYSDYENSDDDDVKQSKDQVYDSDDSDTEMATKMTGQRKKVFQFMNSATIVELQSVKTLSEKKATALIELRPFKDWADIRQKLEANKLSADLLNYAQDLINKQNTVATILSKCNGMVTRLEAAIASGSSIVEQPKILTSSMQLADYQLIGLNWLTVMHKQEMNGILADEMGLGKTIQIIAFLAYLKENGLSKGAHLVVVPSSTLDNWEAEMAKWCPSLVVEKYHGSQDERRRMRVRFAKDGFTGFDVLLTTYHIVGSTPEERKMFRVCKLHYVIFDEAHMLKNMTTQRYINLININAEMRILLTGTPLQNNLLELISLLCFVMPKFFAKSIEDIKSLFVKKNKTDGDQEELSQFQETQVQRAKRIMKPFVLRRLKNDVLNNLPKKHSYVEKVPMSASQKQHYKDLVEYYSNNKGEVCSSSDRAGVTIMMEMRRMANHPLLMRHYFTDEQLRGFSKRLARSTLYKKTNEQYIFEELAVMSDFQVYQLCNKYELYDVKIPANLICDSGKFQYLDTLLPKLKEEGHRVLLFSQFTMMLDVVEEYLRIRNWGFCRLDGATAVKERQDLITDFNDDDEIFVFLLSTKAGGVGINLTAADTCVIHDIDFNPYNDKQAEDRCHRMGQKRPVTIYRLISESTIEEGILMAAEEKLKLEKDITSNEKGGEVHEQRCVVKLLTMALGLDKDEEERLNHSLNSSIGTPTK